A single genomic interval of Gammaproteobacteria bacterium harbors:
- a CDS encoding protein phosphatase 2C domain-containing protein → MDFETAEVTLIGDRETNQDRHGVLMSDEEVMLTVCDGMGGHEDGELAAATAVDCFMAGFKEDKPKAADAASFIRKVIEQGHEETVRVGIKKPIDQRPRTTATLCIISRGIARWGHVGDSRIYQFRDGELVTRTRDHSAVEAMFQRGAITEAEMLTHPMRNFVEQCLGGEPDQPKIEIADAVELEPGDVLLLCSDGFWTPLDIGKTGEQLCAAEDLQDALDALAEEAYELAKPQSDNITATAFRYEGPDDEED, encoded by the coding sequence GTGGATTTCGAGACCGCCGAGGTCACGCTGATTGGCGACAGGGAAACCAACCAGGACCGTCACGGGGTATTGATGAGTGACGAGGAAGTCATGCTGACGGTCTGCGATGGCATGGGCGGCCACGAGGATGGCGAGCTGGCAGCCGCCACCGCGGTCGACTGCTTCATGGCTGGCTTCAAGGAAGACAAGCCGAAGGCGGCCGACGCCGCCTCCTTCATCCGCAAGGTCATCGAGCAGGGACACGAGGAAACCGTCCGCGTCGGCATCAAGAAGCCCATCGACCAGCGCCCTCGGACCACCGCCACCCTTTGCATCATCTCCCGCGGCATCGCCCGCTGGGGCCATGTCGGCGATTCCCGCATCTATCAGTTCCGTGATGGGGAGCTCGTCACTCGCACCCGGGATCACTCGGCCGTCGAGGCGATGTTCCAGCGCGGAGCCATTACCGAGGCGGAGATGCTGACCCACCCGATGCGCAATTTCGTCGAGCAGTGCCTCGGCGGCGAGCCGGACCAGCCCAAGATCGAAATTGCCGATGCCGTCGAACTGGAACCCGGCGACGTGCTGTTGCTGTGCTCGGATGGCTTCTGGACGCCGCTGGATATCGGCAAGACCGGCGAGCAGCTGTGTGCCGCCGAGGACCTGCAAGACGCCCTGGATGCCCTGGCCGAGGAAGCCTACGAACTCGCCAAGCCGCAATCCGACAACATCACCGCCACCGCCTTCCGCTACGAAGGCCCGGACGACGAGGAAGATTGA